From one Streptomyces sp. CA-210063 genomic stretch:
- a CDS encoding TetR/AcrR family transcriptional regulator, translating into MNNAAPAPARTRGRPRGNPPTRESIVPAARALFLERGYRRTTLRAVAGAAGVDPALIAYHFGSKKGLFAEVMQFQCANALAVDDVLGGDPATLPDRLIDAVTDLWEDADFLQLTTQGDEAAEVIREYLERELLARLVEFLGGLDATARATAVVTILGGLIYTRYLNPLPTPAALTPSETRHILTPALRAALAPRPRTAATTRAGRRDSPTSGGGAVRP; encoded by the coding sequence ATGAATAACGCCGCCCCTGCCCCCGCCCGCACCCGAGGCCGCCCCCGCGGCAACCCGCCGACCCGTGAGTCGATCGTCCCGGCGGCCCGTGCGCTGTTCCTGGAGCGCGGCTACCGACGTACCACCCTGCGCGCGGTGGCCGGGGCTGCCGGGGTCGACCCGGCGCTCATCGCGTACCACTTCGGCTCGAAGAAGGGCCTGTTCGCGGAGGTGATGCAGTTCCAGTGCGCCAATGCGCTGGCCGTGGACGACGTCCTCGGCGGCGACCCGGCCACCCTCCCCGACCGCCTGATCGACGCGGTGACGGACCTGTGGGAGGACGCCGACTTCCTACAGCTCACCACCCAGGGCGACGAGGCTGCCGAGGTGATCCGTGAATACCTGGAACGCGAGCTGCTGGCCCGGCTTGTTGAATTTCTCGGCGGCCTGGACGCGACCGCCCGCGCCACGGCCGTGGTGACGATCCTCGGCGGCCTGATCTACACCCGCTACCTCAACCCCCTCCCCACCCCCGCCGCCCTCACCCCGTCCGAGACCCGCCACATCCTCACCCCGGCGCTGCGCGCGGCACTGGCCCCGAGGCCGCGCACCGCGGCCACCACCAGAGCGGGCCGTCGGGACTCGCCGACCTCCGGCGGAGGCGCCGTCCGGCCTTGA
- a CDS encoding helix-turn-helix transcriptional regulator — translation MDREQHSGGTRGTELGRFLRACRTRLTPEEVGLAAGGGRRRTPGLRREELATLAGISIDYYARLERGTETRPSPSVIDSLARALKLEEGERDHLRALAALAARSAPEPPSAPNRTVRPGVKLLLESLRPYPAHVFSRTGDMLAYNPGGLRLLPGMDDWPAKQRNIARYVFLHPAAQGLFDDWSGQVRTCVNGLRALAGMEPDAPDLTQLVGELLLKSPEFARMWERYDVKGHSYGRKTFHHPEVGDLALGYQTMQLQGTPGQCMVVYYAEAGTPEHDALTLLDLAATESEHAPRLSPDSQTIEKA, via the coding sequence ATGGATCGTGAGCAGCACAGCGGCGGCACCCGAGGTACGGAGCTGGGGCGCTTCCTGCGCGCCTGCCGTACCCGCCTGACGCCCGAAGAGGTCGGCTTGGCGGCCGGCGGCGGGCGGCGCCGCACTCCCGGACTGCGCCGGGAGGAGCTGGCCACGCTCGCCGGCATCAGCATCGACTACTACGCACGGCTGGAGCGCGGCACGGAGACCCGGCCCAGCCCGTCCGTGATCGACTCCCTCGCCCGCGCGCTCAAACTGGAAGAGGGCGAACGCGATCACCTGCGCGCTCTCGCGGCCCTCGCCGCCCGGTCGGCACCCGAACCCCCATCGGCGCCCAACCGCACCGTGCGGCCCGGGGTCAAGCTGCTGCTGGAGAGCCTGCGCCCCTACCCCGCGCACGTGTTCAGCCGCACCGGCGACATGCTGGCGTACAACCCGGGCGGGCTGCGGTTGCTCCCCGGCATGGACGACTGGCCGGCCAAGCAGCGCAACATCGCCCGCTACGTCTTCCTGCATCCCGCCGCCCAAGGCCTGTTCGACGACTGGTCGGGCCAGGTCCGCACCTGTGTCAACGGACTGCGCGCCCTGGCCGGCATGGAGCCGGACGCACCCGACCTGACGCAGCTGGTCGGCGAACTCCTGCTCAAGAGCCCCGAGTTCGCGCGCATGTGGGAGCGCTACGACGTCAAGGGCCACTCCTATGGCCGCAAGACGTTCCACCATCCCGAGGTCGGCGACCTGGCCCTGGGCTACCAGACCATGCAACTGCAGGGCACCCCGGGCCAGTGCATGGTCGTGTACTACGCCGAGGCCGGCACACCCGAACACGACGCGCTGACCCTGCTCGACCTGGCCGCCACCGAGTCCGAGCACGCCCCGAGACTCTCGCCCGACAGCCAGACCATCGAGAAGGCGTGA
- a CDS encoding aldo/keto reductase, which produces MEYRRLGNTGTVVSNLALGTMTFGDETSQEEAFVQMDAFLEAGGNLMDTADLYNRGVTEEIIGRWLASRPSDVTDRVVLATKGRFPFTDDVNDIGLSRRHLSRALDGSLRRLGVDSVDLYQVHAWDPLTPIEETLAFFDSAVRAGKIRYAGLSNFTGWQLQLAVSTARAGGWPVPVTLQEQYNLAVREVEWEVLPAAAHNGLGVLPWSPLASGFLTGKYARGVQPGPDTRAGGGNPLYQYTSANYANADRTWDAVDAVVQVAKETGASPAQVALSWVADRTGVTSVIIGARDMRQLTDNLGAADLHLDADATALLDKASDPSPTPYPYGPFGRAQSHRTVDGGAQLG; this is translated from the coding sequence ATGGAATACCGCCGACTCGGCAACACCGGCACGGTCGTGTCGAACCTTGCACTCGGCACGATGACCTTCGGCGACGAGACCTCGCAGGAGGAGGCGTTCGTCCAGATGGACGCCTTCCTGGAAGCGGGCGGAAACCTCATGGACACCGCCGACCTCTACAACCGCGGCGTAACCGAGGAGATCATCGGCCGGTGGCTGGCGAGCCGTCCGAGCGACGTCACCGACCGGGTGGTGCTCGCCACCAAGGGCCGGTTCCCCTTCACCGACGACGTCAACGACATCGGCCTGTCCCGGCGCCATCTCTCCCGGGCGCTGGACGGTTCCCTTCGCCGACTGGGCGTGGACAGCGTCGACCTGTACCAGGTGCATGCCTGGGACCCGCTGACCCCGATCGAGGAAACTCTGGCGTTCTTCGACTCCGCCGTCCGGGCAGGCAAGATCCGCTACGCGGGCCTGTCGAACTTCACCGGCTGGCAGCTCCAGCTCGCGGTCTCCACCGCCCGCGCGGGCGGCTGGCCGGTCCCGGTGACTCTGCAGGAGCAGTACAACCTGGCCGTCCGCGAGGTGGAGTGGGAGGTTCTGCCGGCGGCGGCGCACAACGGCCTCGGCGTACTGCCCTGGTCACCCCTGGCGAGCGGATTCCTGACGGGCAAGTACGCGCGCGGCGTCCAGCCAGGGCCCGACACCCGGGCCGGGGGAGGCAATCCGCTGTACCAGTACACCTCGGCCAACTACGCCAACGCCGACCGGACCTGGGACGCGGTCGACGCGGTCGTCCAGGTGGCCAAGGAGACCGGTGCCTCGCCCGCCCAGGTGGCGCTCAGCTGGGTCGCCGACCGTACAGGTGTCACCTCGGTCATCATCGGCGCCCGTGACATGAGGCAGCTGACCGACAACCTCGGCGCCGCCGACCTGCACCTCGACGCGGACGCCACGGCCCTCCTCGACAAGGCCAGTGACCCGAGCCCGACGCCCTACCCCTACGGCCCGTTCGGCCGCGCCCAGAGCCACCGGACCGTCGATGGCGGCGCTCAGCTGGGCTGA
- a CDS encoding helix-turn-helix domain-containing protein: MPSHVTPRSAQPPSRPPVGSSSEPGLDRRAELREFLRSRRARLRPEDVGLPSSGRRRVPGLRREELARLAGVSFAYYTRLEQGHGDTMSPEVLDAVARALRLSGDEHAHLFRLARPELHGKRHAVPQKQRLRPGVQQLLDALDGVPAYVCGRRLDVLGWNRLATTVFGDWSRLPPRERNLSRLVFLSPAARDRFTDPEARMLDIVSVLRVNAGTHPEDAELAALIGELAEQSNDFRRLWARHDVRRRGHGVQRLRHPVVGELTLAFEAMGLHGDTDQTLVVHHAEPGSTSRKALGLLKGLAAPPTESAS; the protein is encoded by the coding sequence ATGCCTTCTCATGTCACGCCCAGAAGCGCGCAGCCGCCGTCGCGCCCACCGGTTGGGAGCAGTTCGGAGCCCGGCTTGGACCGGCGCGCCGAACTGCGGGAGTTCCTCCGATCCCGGCGTGCCCGGCTCAGACCCGAGGACGTGGGGCTGCCGTCATCCGGGCGACGCCGGGTGCCGGGCCTGCGCCGCGAGGAACTCGCACGGCTGGCGGGGGTGTCCTTCGCCTACTACACCCGTCTGGAACAGGGACACGGCGACACCATGTCACCCGAGGTGCTGGACGCCGTCGCCCGCGCCCTGCGCCTGAGTGGAGACGAGCACGCCCATCTGTTCCGCCTGGCCCGGCCGGAACTTCACGGGAAACGCCACGCCGTGCCCCAGAAGCAGAGGCTACGGCCAGGCGTCCAGCAACTGCTGGACGCGCTCGACGGGGTCCCTGCATACGTCTGCGGTCGGCGCCTGGACGTCCTGGGCTGGAACAGGCTCGCCACCACCGTGTTCGGCGACTGGTCCCGGCTACCGCCCCGGGAGCGCAACCTGTCCCGGCTGGTCTTCCTCTCCCCCGCGGCACGCGACCGTTTCACCGACCCGGAAGCCAGGATGCTGGACATCGTCAGCGTCCTGCGCGTGAACGCGGGCACACACCCGGAGGACGCGGAACTCGCCGCCCTGATAGGCGAGTTGGCGGAGCAGAGCAACGACTTCCGGCGGCTGTGGGCCCGGCACGACGTGCGCCGCAGGGGCCACGGTGTCCAGCGGCTACGGCACCCGGTGGTGGGCGAACTCACCCTCGCCTTCGAAGCCATGGGGTTGCACGGCGACACAGACCAGACCCTCGTCGTCCATCACGCCGAACCCGGCTCGACGTCCCGGAAAGCCCTGGGGCTGCTCAAGGGTCTGGCGGCCCCACCCACCGAATCCGCCTCCTGA
- a CDS encoding FAD:protein FMN transferase, producing the protein MHHHITRHPGEGSRPTTAVGPEVQAGRPDAGGIHFAFDAIGTGWQIDTDEPLSGSLRRRVLDRIRRFDATYSRFRPDSLVSRISDAPAGGRFEFPEDSLALFDLYDRLATATGGAVDPLVGRELELLGYDASYSLTPAPQTVRAQERARGRAIWAADIVRDGRTLVTPRPVVIDVGAVGKGYLVDIVSAILRDAGITRFVIDAGGDLRHAGDRAIRVGLEHPFDPQLVVGVAHLRGRALCASGVSARAWGDGLHHLLDARTGRPARKVVATWVVADSAALADGLATALFFTEARRLAQTFDFAHVRMYASGHAEISRNFDGGLFT; encoded by the coding sequence GTGCACCACCACATCACGCGACACCCGGGCGAGGGCTCCAGGCCGACCACCGCCGTCGGACCGGAAGTCCAAGCCGGCAGACCGGACGCCGGAGGCATCCATTTCGCCTTCGACGCCATCGGCACCGGCTGGCAGATCGACACCGACGAGCCGCTGAGCGGCAGTCTGCGCCGCCGGGTCCTGGACCGCATCCGGCGATTCGACGCCACCTACTCGCGCTTCCGCCCGGACTCGCTGGTGTCCCGGATCTCGGACGCCCCGGCCGGGGGCCGGTTCGAGTTCCCGGAGGACTCACTGGCCCTGTTCGACCTCTACGACCGCCTCGCCACCGCGACCGGCGGTGCCGTCGACCCACTCGTCGGCCGTGAGCTCGAACTCCTCGGATACGACGCCTCGTACTCCCTCACGCCCGCTCCGCAGACGGTTCGGGCCCAGGAACGCGCCCGCGGCCGGGCGATCTGGGCGGCGGACATCGTGCGGGACGGCAGGACCCTCGTCACCCCGCGCCCGGTTGTGATCGACGTGGGAGCGGTGGGAAAGGGCTACCTGGTGGACATCGTCTCGGCGATCCTTCGGGATGCCGGAATCACACGGTTCGTCATCGACGCCGGCGGTGATTTGCGCCATGCGGGGGACCGCGCCATCCGGGTCGGCCTTGAGCATCCGTTCGACCCGCAGCTCGTGGTCGGCGTGGCGCACCTGCGGGGACGAGCGCTGTGCGCGTCCGGGGTCAGCGCACGCGCCTGGGGTGACGGGCTGCACCACCTGCTCGACGCTCGCACCGGTCGTCCGGCCAGGAAGGTGGTGGCCACCTGGGTCGTGGCCGACAGTGCCGCTCTGGCCGACGGACTGGCGACGGCGCTGTTCTTCACCGAGGCGCGCCGGCTCGCGCAGACCTTCGACTTCGCCCACGTGCGCATGTACGCCAGCGGCCACGCGGAGATCTCGCGGAACTTCGACGGCGGGCTGTTCACCTGA
- a CDS encoding metallophosphoesterase gives MVIVVSVFVLALFGALHWYVWRRLIRDTTPKGSFLRRAGSIVVVAGPLLSMAAMTAEGDGVPFPLQRILAWPGYLWLALFLYLLLALLVGEAVRPVLRRWLAHRGAGADARQRILPTAQSAEVAEVQATDSDAEELVSADEPLTATAHRGDSDASASRGTAPVTVLDPPHVSEPTLPAGTAPTGPSRRLFVSRVVGGAAAAVAVGTVGYGTYGVLRGPKVKRLTVPLAKLPRSAHGFRIAVVSDIHVGPLLGRGFAQRVVDTINATQPDLIAVVGDLVDGSVENLTPAVEPLAGLRARHGAYFVTGNHEYISGAEPWVEKVRELGLRPLENARTELPGFDLAGVNDVRGEEEGQGPDFGRALGDRDRSRTAVLLAHQPVVIDDAVRHGVDLQLSGHTHGGQLWPGNVLAELANPTVAGLERYGDTQLYVSRGAGAWGPPVRVGAPSDITVVELASVQV, from the coding sequence GTGGTCATCGTCGTATCCGTCTTCGTCCTGGCGTTGTTCGGCGCACTCCACTGGTACGTATGGCGCCGCCTCATACGGGACACCACACCCAAGGGGTCGTTCCTCCGACGAGCCGGAAGCATCGTCGTCGTGGCCGGGCCCCTGCTGTCGATGGCGGCCATGACAGCGGAGGGCGACGGTGTCCCTTTCCCTCTGCAGCGGATCCTGGCCTGGCCCGGGTATCTGTGGCTGGCGCTGTTCCTGTACCTGCTGCTCGCGTTGCTGGTTGGTGAGGCCGTGCGGCCTGTGCTGCGGCGGTGGCTCGCGCATCGGGGCGCCGGGGCAGACGCGCGGCAGCGGATTCTCCCGACGGCGCAGTCCGCGGAAGTGGCGGAAGTGCAAGCGACCGACTCCGATGCGGAGGAACTGGTTTCGGCCGACGAGCCGCTGACCGCGACGGCGCATCGCGGCGATTCCGATGCCTCTGCCTCACGAGGCACCGCGCCCGTCACCGTGCTGGACCCTCCGCACGTATCGGAGCCGACGCTGCCGGCCGGCACCGCCCCCACCGGCCCGTCGCGCCGCCTCTTCGTCTCCCGCGTCGTGGGCGGGGCCGCCGCGGCCGTCGCCGTCGGCACCGTCGGCTACGGCACGTACGGTGTCCTCCGCGGGCCCAAGGTGAAGCGCCTCACGGTTCCGCTGGCCAAACTGCCGCGCAGTGCGCACGGTTTCCGGATCGCCGTCGTCAGCGACATCCACGTCGGTCCCCTCCTGGGCCGTGGCTTCGCCCAGCGGGTCGTCGACACCATCAACGCGACCCAGCCCGACCTGATCGCGGTCGTCGGCGACCTGGTGGACGGCAGCGTCGAGAACCTCACTCCTGCCGTCGAACCACTCGCCGGGCTCCGGGCACGGCACGGCGCCTACTTCGTCACCGGCAACCACGAGTACATCTCCGGCGCCGAACCATGGGTGGAGAAGGTACGGGAGCTGGGACTGCGCCCGCTGGAGAACGCCCGCACCGAGCTGCCCGGCTTCGACCTGGCGGGCGTCAACGACGTCCGCGGTGAAGAGGAGGGCCAAGGCCCCGACTTCGGCAGAGCACTTGGCGACCGCGACCGTTCCCGCACGGCCGTCCTCCTCGCCCACCAACCCGTCGTCATCGACGACGCCGTACGTCACGGCGTCGATCTCCAGCTCTCCGGCCACACCCACGGCGGTCAACTCTGGCCGGGCAACGTCCTCGCCGAACTGGCCAACCCCACGGTCGCCGGCCTGGAGCGCTACGGCGACACCCAGCTGTACGTGAGCCGCGGTGCCGGCGCCTGGGGCCCGCCGGTGCGCGTGGGCGCTCCGTCCGACATCACCGTCGTCGAACTGGCCTCGGTGCAGGTGTAG
- a CDS encoding Rho termination factor N-terminal domain-containing protein, producing the protein MNTDELRDLAREKGISGVHDMRKEELIDAISGKRGS; encoded by the coding sequence ATGAATACGGACGAACTGCGCGACCTGGCCCGCGAGAAGGGCATCAGCGGGGTCCACGACATGCGCAAGGAAGAGCTCATCGACGCGATCAGCGGAAAGCGCGGCTCGTAA
- a CDS encoding MFS transporter, with product MSARHTSAGAPAADPRRWKALTVIAIAQLMVVLDATVVNIALPHAQADLNISDGNRQWVITAYSLAFGGLLLLGGRIGDLWGRKRAFVVGLVGFALASALGGAAVNLGMLLASRALQGVFGALLAPAALSLLTVAFTEAKERAKAFGIFGAIAAAGGAVGLLLGGVLTEYINWRWCMYVNIVFAVVAAAGATVYISDRRDQRNRDRLDVVGTLLATVGLVALVYGFARAEQDGWGSGLTIGMFVAAVVLLAAFALVETRVKAPLLPLRVITDRNRGGAYLSIGLAMIGMFGQFLFLTYFLQLNKGYSPVLCGIAFLPLVVCLVIGSTQIGTRLVNRVPARFLMGPGFLLAAIGMALLTQLEVDSSFVTHVLPSEILLGLGMGTASMPGMSLATSRVRPQDAGVASAMVNVSQQVGGSIGTALLNTVAASATSSWLAARAFSGSVPEAAAEQAAVHGYAVAFGWGTAIMALAALIAFVLVNGGGRSGAGSSGEAAQQVAIPVVAH from the coding sequence ATGTCTGCACGTCACACTTCCGCCGGTGCGCCGGCAGCCGATCCCCGGCGCTGGAAGGCGCTGACGGTCATCGCGATAGCCCAGCTGATGGTCGTGCTGGACGCGACGGTCGTGAACATCGCGCTGCCGCACGCCCAGGCGGACCTGAACATCTCCGACGGCAACCGGCAGTGGGTGATCACCGCCTACAGCCTCGCCTTCGGCGGTCTGCTCCTGTTGGGCGGGCGGATCGGCGACCTGTGGGGCCGCAAGCGCGCCTTCGTGGTGGGACTGGTCGGCTTCGCCCTGGCCTCCGCGCTCGGCGGCGCCGCCGTCAACCTCGGCATGCTCCTCGCCTCCCGCGCCCTCCAGGGCGTGTTCGGCGCCCTGCTCGCCCCCGCCGCGCTGTCCCTGCTCACCGTGGCGTTCACCGAGGCCAAGGAACGCGCCAAGGCGTTCGGCATCTTCGGCGCCATCGCCGCGGCAGGCGGTGCGGTCGGCCTGCTCCTGGGCGGTGTGCTCACCGAGTACATCAACTGGCGCTGGTGTATGTACGTCAACATCGTCTTCGCCGTCGTGGCCGCGGCCGGTGCCACCGTCTACATCAGCGACCGCAGGGACCAGCGCAACCGCGACCGGCTCGACGTCGTGGGCACCCTGCTGGCCACCGTCGGACTCGTCGCCCTTGTCTACGGCTTCGCCCGGGCGGAGCAGGACGGCTGGGGCTCCGGCCTCACCATCGGCATGTTCGTCGCCGCGGTCGTGCTGCTCGCCGCGTTCGCCCTGGTCGAGACCCGGGTCAAGGCACCCCTCCTGCCGCTTCGCGTGATCACGGATCGCAACCGCGGCGGCGCCTACCTCTCAATCGGTCTGGCCATGATCGGCATGTTCGGTCAGTTCCTCTTCCTGACCTACTTCCTTCAGCTGAACAAGGGCTACTCGCCGGTCCTGTGCGGCATCGCCTTCCTGCCCCTGGTCGTCTGCCTGGTCATCGGGTCCACCCAGATCGGCACCCGCCTGGTCAACCGTGTCCCGGCCCGCTTCCTGATGGGGCCCGGCTTCCTGCTGGCCGCCATCGGCATGGCGCTCCTGACACAGCTCGAGGTGGACAGCTCCTTCGTCACCCACGTCCTGCCCTCCGAGATCCTGCTCGGTCTGGGGATGGGTACGGCATCGATGCCCGGCATGAGCCTGGCCACCTCCCGCGTCCGGCCACAGGACGCGGGTGTCGCCTCCGCGATGGTCAACGTCTCGCAGCAGGTCGGCGGTTCCATCGGTACCGCGCTGCTGAACACCGTCGCCGCCAGCGCCACCAGCAGTTGGCTCGCCGCACGCGCGTTCTCCGGTTCCGTCCCCGAGGCGGCCGCCGAGCAGGCCGCCGTCCACGGCTACGCCGTGGCCTTCGGCTGGGGCACCGCCATCATGGCGCTGGCCGCGCTGATCGCCTTCGTCCTCGTCAACGGCGGCGGCCGCAGCGGGGCCGGCTCCTCCGGCGAGGCCGCGCAGCAGGTCGCGATCCCGGTCGTCGCGCACTGA
- a CDS encoding nuclear transport factor 2 family protein: MQPSPDQTAHDDVTTAFRAYLQAMLDGDTDTLDDLLADGCTLTHVTGYVQPKDEWLSQMRAGEFLYHRIQEKSLTVEIEDSTAHVSGRFITDATVYGTRANWRLLMTMDYAREGDTWSVVRSAATTW, translated from the coding sequence ATGCAACCGTCCCCCGACCAGACCGCCCACGACGACGTCACCACGGCCTTCCGCGCCTACCTGCAAGCGATGCTCGACGGCGACACCGACACCCTGGACGACCTGCTCGCCGACGGCTGCACCCTCACCCACGTCACCGGCTACGTGCAGCCCAAGGACGAGTGGCTGTCGCAGATGCGTGCCGGCGAATTCCTCTACCACCGGATCCAGGAGAAGAGCCTGACTGTCGAGATCGAGGACAGCACAGCCCACGTCTCCGGCCGCTTCATCACCGACGCGACCGTGTACGGCACCCGCGCGAACTGGCGGCTGCTGATGACCATGGACTACGCCCGCGAAGGCGACACGTGGTCCGTGGTCCGCTCAGCCGCCACGACCTGGTGA
- a CDS encoding DUF1360 domain-containing protein: MDKAAVTSPLRAPFTQYVGPQGPAELHEEAQPEDGKETAGELVTCPFCVSVWVVSTLTAGRLLWPRATHTAMGSLAALAGADALQLAYGALMSKATGSD, encoded by the coding sequence ATGGACAAGGCAGCGGTCACCAGTCCGCTGCGGGCGCCCTTCACGCAGTACGTCGGCCCGCAAGGCCCGGCCGAGCTGCATGAGGAGGCGCAGCCCGAGGACGGCAAGGAGACCGCCGGTGAGCTGGTGACCTGCCCCTTCTGCGTGAGCGTCTGGGTGGTCTCCACCCTGACCGCAGGCCGGCTGCTCTGGCCGCGCGCGACGCACACCGCCATGGGCTCCCTCGCGGCACTGGCCGGCGCGGACGCCCTGCAACTGGCGTACGGCGCGCTGATGAGCAAGGCGACAGGGAGCGATTGA
- a CDS encoding enoyl-CoA hydratase/isomerase family protein has protein sequence MEIVVGGDDFPAQLAAEYGYVNRVLPEGELDDFADTFARRIAGFSKAGVAGAKEFVDAATAIPAGDHAAALAAFRRTAMRPENADHLRSLARLLTSVPAADGGAVRAGPGGGDGRRRGCGGTLMGCPGLARRCGVEESAAPQRLLAGQGGCAHWGTTRSAPYGRSRQGVPQPHGRHRAEKQRVQ, from the coding sequence ATGGAGATCGTGGTGGGAGGAGACGACTTCCCGGCCCAGCTCGCCGCCGAATACGGATACGTCAATCGCGTTCTTCCCGAGGGCGAGCTGGACGACTTCGCCGACACCTTCGCCCGCCGCATCGCCGGCTTCAGCAAGGCCGGGGTCGCCGGCGCGAAGGAGTTCGTCGACGCGGCCACCGCCATCCCGGCGGGGGACCACGCAGCCGCTCTGGCCGCCTTCAGGCGCACGGCGATGCGTCCGGAGAACGCGGATCACCTGCGCAGCCTCGCTCGCCTACTGACCTCGGTCCCCGCAGCAGATGGCGGCGCTGTCCGCGCTGGGCCGGGTGGGGGAGACGGCCGACGTCGCGGATGTGGTGGAACTCTCATGGGGTGCCCCGGACTGGCTCGCCGATGCGGAGTCGAAGAAAGCGCGGCCCCTCAGCGGTTGTTGGCGGGCCAAGGGGGGTGCGCGCATTGGGGAACCACTCGATCAGCGCCGTATGGCCGGTCGCGGCAAGGGGTACCCCAGCCGCATGGCAGGCATCGAGCTGAGAAGCAGCGCGTTCAATGA
- a CDS encoding NAD(P)-dependent oxidoreductase, with product MRIAVFGANGPTGRHLTDQALAAGHEVVAVTRRPGSLPARPGLASAVADATDPAAVDAAIAGTDAVLSALGARFSKETITTYSASATAITGAMARHGIKRLLAVSSSIADPNWRPTGAHFFNHVLDPLVNRRLGRTLHEDMRRMEAVIRQTDLDWTLVRPSGLFEHPVVTDHHTAEASADGVFTARADLAASMLRELEERRYVRTAMGVITTAVKPNIAKLIWNEGVKKK from the coding sequence ATGCGCATCGCAGTCTTCGGCGCCAACGGACCGACCGGCCGCCACCTCACCGACCAGGCCCTCGCCGCCGGCCACGAGGTCGTCGCCGTGACCCGCCGCCCCGGCTCCCTCCCCGCGCGGCCCGGCCTCGCCTCGGCCGTCGCCGACGCCACCGACCCGGCGGCCGTCGACGCCGCGATCGCCGGGACGGACGCCGTCCTCTCCGCATTGGGCGCGCGCTTCAGCAAGGAGACCATCACCACGTACTCGGCGAGCGCCACGGCCATCACCGGGGCCATGGCCCGCCACGGCATCAAGCGACTGCTCGCCGTCAGCTCCAGCATCGCCGACCCGAACTGGCGTCCCACCGGCGCGCACTTCTTCAACCATGTGCTCGACCCGCTGGTGAACCGACGCCTCGGCCGTACCCTCCACGAGGACATGCGCCGCATGGAGGCCGTGATCCGTCAGACGGACCTGGACTGGACCCTCGTCCGGCCCTCGGGCCTCTTCGAGCACCCCGTCGTCACGGACCATCACACCGCCGAGGCGAGCGCTGACGGCGTCTTCACCGCCCGTGCCGACCTCGCCGCCAGCATGCTGCGCGAGCTGGAGGAGCGGCGGTACGTCCGTACAGCCATGGGTGTCATCACCACGGCCGTGAAGCCGAACATCGCCAAGCTGATCTGGAACGAGGGCGTGAAGAAGAAGTGA
- a CDS encoding YceI family protein, with product MTLTDGTYRLGPSTGRLLIKTGRAGLGRKAGHDLTIEATRWSGEAVVAVSDPGGSSVHVSVETGSLEVREGTGGLKPLTDADRAEIKRTLGDRALLHIAEHPTITFRSTGVTGTPESFEIAGDLTIKGRTHPVTVHGKGNGGSLLRGWATVTQSTWGIKPYAAFLGALRLADEVRVEFEVVRLEPVDRPER from the coding sequence GTGACGCTTACAGACGGAACCTACCGGCTCGGACCGTCCACCGGCCGCCTCCTGATCAAGACCGGCCGCGCCGGCCTGGGCCGCAAGGCGGGGCACGACCTCACCATCGAGGCCACTCGATGGTCGGGGGAGGCCGTGGTGGCCGTGAGCGATCCGGGCGGGTCGTCGGTGCACGTGAGTGTGGAGACCGGCTCCTTGGAGGTCCGGGAGGGAACGGGTGGGCTGAAGCCGCTCACTGACGCCGACCGGGCGGAAATCAAACGGACGCTGGGAGACAGGGCCCTGCTGCACATCGCGGAGCACCCCACGATCACTTTCCGTTCCACCGGCGTCACGGGGACGCCCGAGTCGTTCGAGATCGCCGGGGACCTCACCATCAAGGGCCGGACCCATCCGGTGACGGTGCACGGGAAGGGCAATGGCGGCAGTCTGCTGCGCGGCTGGGCGACGGTCACGCAGTCCACCTGGGGCATCAAGCCCTACGCCGCGTTCCTGGGCGCGTTGCGGCTGGCCGACGAGGTTCGTGTGGAGTTCGAGGTGGTCAGGCTCGAGCCTGTGGACCGCCCTGAGCGGTAG
- a CDS encoding pyridoxamine 5'-phosphate oxidase family protein, whose translation MSRATVELPAVTRAFLTRPHTATLTTLRPDGTPHVTPVCFTFDAATGLVRVTTRAGARKARNVVAGGPTARVALCQADGFRWVTLEGRAAVTDDPARLAEAVRRYTVRYGAAPPAPLDLVVVEIAVDRVLSLHL comes from the coding sequence GTGAGCCGGGCGACCGTCGAACTCCCGGCCGTCACACGGGCGTTCCTCACCCGCCCTCACACGGCCACCCTCACCACCCTCCGCCCCGACGGCACCCCGCATGTCACCCCTGTCTGCTTCACCTTCGACGCGGCCACCGGCCTGGTCCGGGTGACCACCCGGGCGGGAGCGCGCAAGGCCCGGAACGTGGTGGCGGGCGGCCCGACGGCCCGTGTCGCGCTCTGCCAGGCGGACGGCTTCCGCTGGGTCACCCTCGAAGGCCGGGCCGCCGTCACCGACGACCCCGCGCGCTTGGCCGAGGCGGTCCGCCGCTACACCGTCCGCTACGGCGCGGCCCCGCCCGCCCCGCTGGACCTGGTCGTCGTCGAGATCGCCGTCGACCGTGTCCTGAGCCTCCACCTCTGA